Proteins found in one Magnolia sinica isolate HGM2019 chromosome 5, MsV1, whole genome shotgun sequence genomic segment:
- the LOC131245417 gene encoding uncharacterized protein LOC131245417, which yields MDHQIQDRQEIRHSSTNPGASGTVTGQQEISHNSTNPGASDTVTGRQEISHNSTNPGASDTVTGRQEISYNSTNPGASDTVKGQQEIGHNSTNPGVSDTVTGRQEISHNLTNPGVSDTVTGRQEISHNLTNPGASHTATGADLSDPVASENVIEVRSAAKFDVLEVSKVTAGQELKANVSEQKRDTCIAIDVRCGSGGLDSGNWDGEKVCRICHLSSDRRSDGSDLIQLGCGCKDELGISHRHCAETWFKLKGNRSCEICGEAAKNVTGVGDNRFMEEWNERRRLRIGTSSSSERGRCWRVQPFCNFLMACLVIAFILPWFFRVNMF from the exons ATGGATCATCAGATACAAGATCGGCAAGAAATCCGTCACAGTTCGACGAATCCAGGTGCATCAGGCACCGTAACAGGTCAGCAAGAAATCAGTCACAATTCGACGAATCCAGGTGCATCAGACACCGTAACAGGTCGGCAAGAAATTAGTCACAATTCGACGAATCCAGGTGCATCAGACACCGTAACTGGTCGGCAAGAAATCAGTTACAATTCGACGAATCCAGGTGCATCAGACACCGTAAAAGGTCAGCAAGAAATCGGTCACAATTCGACGAATCCAGGTGTATCAGACACTGTAACAGGTCGGCAAGAAATCAGTCACAATTTGACGAATCCAGGTGTATCAGACACTGTAACAGGTCGGCAAGAAATCAGTCACAATTTGACGAATCCAGGTGCATCCCACACCGCAACAGGTGCTGATTTGTCGGATCCGGTCGCATCGGAGAATGTAATTGAGGTGAGATCTGCAGCTAAGTTTGATGTGTTGGAGGTGAGTAAGGTAACAGCAGGGCAAGAGCTGAAAGCGAATGTTTCTGAACAGAAGAGAGACACTTGTATTGCCATTGATGTCAGATGTGGTAGTGGAGGATTGGATAGTGGGAATTGGGATGGGGAGAAGGTCTGTCGGATTTGTCATTTGAGTTCTGATCGCCGATCGGACGGTTCAGATTTGATTCAGCTTGGTTGTGGATGTAAAGATGAACTCGGCATCTCCCATCGGCACTGTGCTGAGACCTGGTTTAAGCTGAAAGGCAACAG GAGTTGTGAAATTTGTGGTGAGGCTGCAAAAAATGTCACCGGGGTAGGAGACAACCGATTCATGGAGGAGTGGAATGAGAGGAGGAGGTTGCGTATTGGTACTAGTAGTTCCTCAGAGAGGGGGAGATGCTGGCGTGTGCAGCCATTCTGTAATTTCTTGATGGCATGCCTGGTCATAGCCTTCATACTTCCATGGTTTTTCCGTGTAAATATGTTTTGA